One Ostrea edulis chromosome 6, xbOstEdul1.1, whole genome shotgun sequence genomic window, ataaaattcttcaaaatcttgCTTccgttttaaacacatttaaaatcCAAGTCAATGGAACAGATGAATAtgagagttttttttttttttttttttttttttttttttttttacaacatctGTTGCTTCCTTATCTGTAATTGTGCCTTCCAGTGTGTCTCTTTGggtatcatttaattttttttagtttcagTATCATTTAAAATGTCCTTTAAATCgaaatcaatacttatatcTTTCTTTTGATAAAGATTATTATGAAATGTTTCCACTTAAGTTAAAATTGCCTCTAGATTTGCAatttcttgtttttatattcttatgagacagaatttattacggatgtatatttaattgctgttataaaatttagaaattcatttaaaaaattaaggattatctccctcatgcatagctcttatccttagacgaatttgactccatttttttggcacactgtttttggctataatagctctaaaacttcattgttatttcggatttcaaacatttcggttgagcatcactgaagagacattatttgtcgaaatgcgcatctggtgcatcaaaattggtaccgtataagttttacattcaaaagGTTCCGTatgagaagaaacaatctctAGCTGAGgccttcaactctacatttagaTCTATCGACGATACTTCATCTATTCacaacaataattttcatttatatgtcgattcgctatatcccagtgaactcgaaataaaagacaccacaaagccttccatatctgcttcctacttagatattttattaaacacaCTGCACAGAAgctaacagcaaactaacatctcaactctatgacaaacgggacgattccagcttctccatcgtcaacttcccatatttatacagctatattccattatcacctgcatatggtgtttatgtctctcaaatgacgcgatacgcaagagcttgttctgcgtatgatcagtttttaactcgaggcaggctactgataaacaagttgatgttacaggagtttcaacagtctcgtttagaaATTTTTGCAgtttctacggtcgttataacggtctAGTTTGCCACTACAGCCTGTcgttgggccaaatgctgtctgacgtgtttcatacctattgttaagGCCGTTCTtcgcatactgattttgactacgaattactccgtttgcctgatcaatgAATAGGACTCTGACGGGTGTGTGCGGTAGACAGGGGATGGTTAATCCTCCggaacacctgatcccacctctggtatatccagggatccgagTTTGCTTGCCCagctttttattttgtattccttatatgagcTATTAGATgcatcactgtccgttatcttcaccttttcatcaatattatgaaaattaacTTGTTTTCTTGTAAATCCAGGATTCTTTTCTTTACAGATTGAAACCTCATGTGATCATCAGGGCTATAGGCCGCACCACAGCCTCGAGAAATGTTCGCACTCTATTACGAAGTATTTGTCTACAGCTATGTCACGTGTTCGGGGGAAAGGCGGAGGAAGTTCCAATGgtaaaattaaatcatatcGACAGCAAAACTTTTTTCTAAGGATAAAGATTCTATTATTCATAAAAGATACACAGTATTAAAACATACGTCAGTAGTCATTCCCTTTAGTGTTAAGGTCAGTTCAATGTCTTGTTTTATACCAGTTTTGACAGACAAATAATTATGTTTagtatacatgattttaaaagttGTGACCCAATTTTGCATCAGAATTGATTGAAAAATGATTAAAAACATAGTTTTACTCATTTTTACAAACCAAACCAAAAAAGCAGTAGCAAATGAATTAATGGTATGTAAATAGACCATATTTCTTCtggtatttttaaaagatgattTTAGGATATTTTTTCGATATGCCTTATACAATCAAGATTGTGTAATGAGGTGCATAATGCTATATAATAATTGTAGGATAATAGATTGAtcaagatatttcattttgtcattaaaaagaaaaaaacgcGTGGCTTTTAATTCAGCCTTCTGAAAGagtttcaaaaatcaaaatttcccgtttctttttttttttttggtcacttTCAACTAATTTACATGAACATTTACTCCTATTTATGAAAGTTTATGGAATCCTTCTTTTACCaatacaaaaatgcaaatattccTGGATAAGTAAAcgtatttattgttttacacgAAACCGTGATTTCTTACCTTAAACATACTGTATCCTTGAAGTGTTTTCAGCTTTATGTCTCACTTTCGCAAGATTTACGCTACGTCAATGTGACTTTAGATTAATGGTCTtaatttatacaaaaataacaatGTTTGTAAACACGAATCACAAATCGCGAATTTGGAAATGCTGAAATGATGAGTTTTGATGTCTCGATGATCTTATTTGTACATCATGCCTATCCACATTCAAAGATGTAAATCGATGAAAGAAAACGATAACTACAGATTTAGACGTGGTGCAGTAGGAGATTTTAgatgaaaaatttgaaacttAAACTTCTAACAGCTTTCGTGTAGGAATCTTTTGAAAGTTTGTAAACCATCTGCCAAAGTTCTAGAAGAATTTCATTCTGATGTAATTTGGGAAATAAAGGTTGATTGTATTGTGTTTCATTTCTACcccattattttttaaacataacgTTAGATAAGTATCATGCACAGTAAAAGCTAAGACATCATGATGCTATAAATAACAATATACTCATTATCCcttgttgtaaaaaaaattcaccatcaattataaaatacatcagtactgtatgtTGAAAAGTAAATTTTCATCTAAAAGGTACGTTTTTACTATTCGTCATCACTAAAAACTCAGAAATTTCAACCTTCATTCATTCATACAGAATCATGACGTCATTAGCATGTAATAGTCttagaaatttataaaaatggCAATTTATTGTCTTGGAGAAAGGTTTTCTACAGCAGTCGCTTAAAAGAATTTTAAGTTcattacggcgggtgtgatcggtcgacagggatgcttactcctccaaggcatctgatcccacctctagtatatcatggggtccatgtttgcccaactctttattttatattgcttataggtgttatgaatttgatcactgtttgttatcttcgcctttctttACATGATATAAAGTGGTTAATCATATCGGAAGTATGCACGTGGGCGACGTGTGTATTATATACCTTTTACAGCAATGTTTCCAAGATGTGTGTCATTTACTTAGAGAAAGTTTATTAAAGAACATATACAAGAAAGTAAGCCCTTTGaataaaaaagtgaagataacagtgatcaatctcgtaacgcCTATGGAGaatagggtaaacacggacctttggacacaccagaaataggatcaggtgccaaggaggagtaagcacatCCTGTTcatcggtcacatccgccataagtcctatatcttgatctggtaaacggagcaatcccgAGTCAAAGTcattatgtaaagaacggcttaacaattacGTCAAAAACATTCGACCCAATAActggttgtatttgtaaattagattgttatataTGTAAGGACCATAGAGtatgtgaaatgctgactttaaacgagactattgatttcaatttaaacgagactgttgaaccccGTGTAACATtacaacttattggacagtatACTGAATGgacttaaaaactgatcatacgccgagcatgctcttgcatatcgaatcagttgagatgcAGGTGACaattgaatattgctaaatgaatatgggaagttgacgatgagaAATTCTTGACAtcttaaaacaatttaaaatttaaaataatctGGCAACGGTTATCATCTAATTATCTTAATTTTAGGAATTTAAAGGCTTAGTGAATGACTTTCCTCAACGAATAAGTCAGGCCTCTGAAATGGACCCTCTAATAGTAATTTTGGATTCTGTTGACCAGCTAACAGGTACGTTTATTGAAGTAAACTGACAGTTTTAAACCTCTGTATGTGTTTATAACAAAGTTAAAATGATGCATATAAATCGATTTGTTGTAGAGGAACACGAAGGAAACAAAATGGCATGGCTTCCAAAGGATCTTCCGGAGAATGTTAAATTGATTATTACAACGAACCCAGACGAACAATTCGAAAGTTTTCCAGGTCTTATGAAAGCTTTTGGATCCAACAAGGATATCACGGTGGCAATTCCAAGCATGCCACAAGAAGACGCAGAGTCTATACTGGAATACTGGTTGCAACAAGATCACAGAGTTTTAATACGTTCTCAGTTTGATGTAATCATCAATGCATTCAACAAGTGTGCCTTTCCTCTATATCTAAAACTGGCCTTCATGGAATCGAAATTGTGGTCTTCATTTACAGATATTGAACACTGTAAATTGTCcgaaaatataataaaactaGCTGCACTGAAGTTCGGAAAACTCGAAACAAAGCATGGAGAACCGCTAGTCAGACGCGCTCTTGGTTACATTACAGCGTCTCGGGAAGGAATTACATCAAATGAAATGGAGGATATTCTTTCAATAGATGAGGCAGTAATGGATGATGTAATCGTTAATCTTAGACCGGCTAAGCGACGTTTTCCCAACGTCCTATGGATAAGATTACTCGAGGATTTATCTGATCTTTTAACCCCTACGCTGACTCACGGAGTGATAACATATGTATGGGCTCATTCTCAATTCAACCAGGCGGCAGATGAACGATATCTCCAGAATCGAGATAAAGCGCCATCCTATCACAAAACCATGGCTGAATATTTCCAGGGAATTTGGGCATCAAAACCAAAACCTTATATGGGTAATGAAAAGGGAGTTCTTCGCTGTGTATCAGAACAGCGCCTATACTACGAGCCTTGTGAGAACAATGAAGACGGATCGGACAGAATATACAATATTCGTAAAGTAAATGAATTGCCATATCATTTGCTTAATTCACAACAAACATCTCTATACAAATCAGAGGCTCTTTGCAATTTCGAATGGATAAATGCAAAGTTGTGTGGCACATCACTACGTTCGCTTGTTGAAGAATACCAAACTGGACTAGCAGTGGAACCTACCGATTCAGAGTTAAAGATGATGTCTGATGTCATTCAGCTTTCTGCTAAGGCTCTATCAAAAGATCCACGACAACTAGCGGCACAGATCGTTGGTCGACTCACCACAATCATTGCCAATGATATCCCAAGAGCACCGGGGGATCCCCCACGTTATCCCTTCATTCACATGCTTCTGAAGCAAGCACACGAACCCTCTTTACCAGCATTGATTCCTTCCATACGCTGTTTGACGGAACCCGGGGGAATTTTGTTCGACTTGCTATCTGGTCATACAGATCCAATAACAGCAGTGGAAGTATCCACAGATGGCGGGAAAGCCTTCACAGCTTCGAGAGACAACACAATGAAAATGTGGGATCTAAGAACAGGAAAAGTGATGAAAACCATCAATGATGTAGGCACCAATATCACCAGAATTCGTGTTGGATATAATGTTGCGTTTGTGGTTACTGTAGAAGGCAACGTCATGCAAGTATGGAATGTTCGCTACTCAGAACGTGTTTTACGTGTGGACAAGTATCCCGATCCTCCTGTAATAGGCATGGCTGGAGAGGGGAAATATCTCTGTGCCTTATTTGACGGAAACAATAAGTTGAGAACTTGGAACCTAAACAAAGCTGGCCATCCAATGATCAGTGAAGCTCAAACAGAGAACCATAGAGTGTATAATGACAATTCTGCTCTGATATCGCCTTTTTCCTTCGATGAAAGAATCCTTCATGCCTCTAGAGGAGCTAATTGTGCTCTTGTGAACAACGTTCGTAATGGAAAACAAGTCCTTAGCTTGAAGTGCAATGACTATTCCTCAGCAGTGACAAGCTTAGGCACATCCAGGGACTACTTCATTGTGGCCTGTAGGCAACATTACATGCATCTTCACGAAATTTATCAACTGGAACTTTTCGATTTGAAAAAAGGAAGGTACTTACGAAGTGTTCGTGGATGTATACACGACAaaatcaaagatctcttcatAAATTATATTGGGTCCCACGCCATCGCAATATGTGCTAGTGAGGAGACGAATACGTCTGACATATCTGTGTGGAATATTGAAACAGAAGATCACAAGCATTTGGCACGTCATGCTGGTGCTTCAGTATTAGGCGCTTGTGCAGACTTCAAATACTGTCTAACAGCAGGGAAAAATGATAAAACACTTAACATCTGGAATTTAACCAGTAAAATCAACCAGTCGATGCCTAGGCTGAAGAAACAGTCTGGTGTGTTTCAGATCCTCGCAATGACACAAAACCCAAGGTACGTGGTTTCCAGACAATTTAACAACGGCCCCGTCAGTGTGTGGAATGTAGCGAGAGCAAAACAACTGAAAACAGCTGTTCGAATAGAGAGAAGCTTGTCCGATTCCTCCGACGTCGTGGTGGTGAGAGACACAAAGGTTGTCATCTTAACTGAAAAGGGCATTGCTAACGCAAAGGATAACGCTCGACCAGTGTTCCAGACGGTGTTAATCTACGATCTCCTACAGAAAAAGTTTGTGAAGAAAATCAAGAAGTGTTTCATCACTCCATGCCCATCACACGAGTACGTCATGCTCAAAGATGAAATGCTGCTTGGACTTTCTGAAAATAGATCACATTTCGTtatttggaatttaaaaacggGCCAGGTTGAGCATCGAATCCGTCCCTTGTTGAaggatcttgagaagaagattgcTGAAACTGATGTCATGACACTAGCTAAGGAGCGATGCCATACCGCCAAATTGACGCCATGGGAACGCCGCGTTGAGTCTCAATCCGCAAAGCAGAGAAGAAGGGATGCGGCGGTAGATATTGAGCGACAGAGAGTGGAAGAATTAAAGAAAGAAATCAGTAGCAGCGGCATAGATAGGTACCTCCTAAGTGGGGATCAAAAGATTGCTGTGGCTTCTTTTTTCGCGCACTTCATGTGCGTGTTTGATATCGAAAACCACGCACATTTAGCTACTCTTGAGAGTGACACATCCATGTTGTCTTTGCTGGTGGCCTCTTTAACCTACACTGGTAATTACCTTGTTCAAGCTAACTACGACGAAGAGCAGAGAACTAGTTATGTGACGTTGTGGGACTGCTTTGAAGGTGTAGTAAAGAAACGTCTTAGGAATGAAAGCGATGTGATGGCTCTTGGTTTAAGTGAAGACGCCAGCAAAATAATTATTGGTAAAGACAACAAAGAAATACATATCTGGGAACCGAACAAGTCCCCATCGCTGCGAAAAATCCAAGGTGTTCAAGGATTAGAGTTTAACGATCTCAGTAAAATTTTCATTGTGGATAATGACACGCGTGCTGTGGTTTTCGCGGGAGACATTTCCGTATGGGACATTGAACGCGGGGTAGTACTGGCGGTATTCTCACCAGATACTAAAATCACATGTTGTCACGTCGCTAACAGCGGACGTGTAATTACGTTCGGTTTGCACGACATCCCGGAGATCGTCATTCTGAAGCTGATGTCTAGCGATTTGCCAAGCATCGAGGACGAAGGTCAGGACATGTTTGGAGAAAAACCCGCAGAGTCGTCAGATGAGGATGACGAAGAGGAAGAAGAGGAGGCATAAAGGTTGCACGGAAGAGTGATATTTCCCTATGCAGAATTCCCCCCTGAGACTTAAATAACATCACTAAATACATATGGTTTCCAAATATCAATCCATTGCACTATTAAACGACTGCgtaacgtacatgtacataatgccAGGGCACGttgtattatgtatttttatatatagtatgaCTGGGTTGTCACTACAAATAAAAATAGTTCCGTTTGTCTTTTAATAGAAAGACAAATGTTTAAATAGAAAATCCCTTTTACGGCGAACATGTTCTTTCATCCATTTGGATCTGTTAGACAGTACAAGTTCAGTGGGAAAATGAATGTATATCGAAAGGTACAGTGAAAGAGAATGCGTTTACATACACAAAAGCCATGGAGTTTGTATCCATAGATAAGGCTGGTTAACGAaataaaattacaaacaaagaaaGCAATACCAACACTAGTGCGATATTTCGAaagacaaaattaagaattatcaatttatgtcattaaaaaaaacacatatattttttaaaaccaaattCTCACTcgaaaatatattcatttcaagAATATTGGTTTTTATTGGGGGAAACCACTCAGTTTAATTGCCAAAATCGACAAATTACCCCATTTgccccttttttttttacctgaagCAATTTGATGTCCATTCTTCTAACACAATGTTATGTTGTATTCCTCGCTGTTTGCGAATCTTTATTCTACCGAACTTGAGTTGCGAGTTCAAAGTACAAACCTTTTTAAAGGAAATCGACATGCAATACCTTTCTGCATCGCACAATTTATATCTTCGACAACCGAGCAAGGTGAATTTATAGAGTGTTATGAATGATGTTAGTGGAATTGAAAGTGATGTATTCCATATAGTGTGCCTCGTGTGTCCGAAGAGtttatttttataatgtaaCACGATATCAAAAATCACAAACTATATATACCTTTACAAATTCCGTCCGTATATTTTACATTCGTGTGTATTGTACAGGTATTTATTTACATCTGCTTTACAATCTATACACTATTGTGTATAAGAAGAAGGTGATTTGTCGGTGCTGGTACATGGTATAAAAACTTAAGATACCGCAACAAGTCTCTGCAATGATTTAATTAAGTTTTGTATGGTATTATATGACATGTATTTTATACTATCTGTGATCAATGATTTGTGTATTAcaatgttttgttgtgttttctttttattgataattttatttatatatctttcgtaaataaaaatcttaagataaaaaaaatctgtttgaATGTCCAATTCCTTTCATCCACTGTCGTAGAATACAGTTGCGGTCAAGTGTGATATTTATCGAAAAAATCCCAAAAGTCGATTAATTGCATGAATGAAAGGCAAATATAACATAACTCCCTCAAggtatacaaaataaagagttgggcaaagacagaccccaggacataccagaggtgggatcaggttcctaggaggagtaagtatctaAACTTAtgccttgatcaggtaaaccgtagtcaaaatcagtgtgctaagaacggtctaacaatccttaatatgaaacacgtcagatgaataaaatttgaatgatgTAAACTCTATGTCAATATGAACTTATATTCGCCTCAAATTCAGAAAGCAGTTGTTCCCCCGTAACAAATAAAGTATTTACTGATCTCAATACATGCTCAGAATCAACGCCATGCAAATTAGTAAAACTCGCATTTTGCCATACATAATTTTCTTCAATTGTACATAGTAGTTGAAGTCCATTGTTATTGGAAATTTGAGATTTATTTGTGGCATGAATTATTTTTGCGagacaagtatttacatatgtaattaGAATTTTACAAATATCTCTGAAATACATAACTTTCTTTTATAGTCAAGTGTCACAAGCTCAAACAGAAAGGATGGTGCCCCTCGGATTATCCTTTTAGATATAAAAGTTTTGCCATATGTACAGTCGTAACAAGTTTTGGTACAAAAATGAAGTCATATACTCAAAttaaagaaagatggtgattagagctattttattatcaaatactcgTAACGTGCTACATCTGTGTTTCCCTGCAGTTTGGGGGTTGTATGACGTCTGGTATTcattctttagacaatatttgtttgcagcgataagcatttgtacccatcgTGTGAATACGAAAACATGTTTTGCGTCTCGCTGTGCGcaagagttcaacaaagggtAATAATTCGTGTGCAACTCGGAACATCGGGGAAACTAAGGGTTcgttaaataaaaaatataccgGGGCAAATGTTTTAAACCAATGATGGAGGTAATCAACTTCTCTACAATAAATTCGATTCCCCAGATCATCCCGTCTTGTCCATGATGGTCAGAATTCCAGAAAAATGTACCTTTATACCAACAGCCCAAGTTTGAATACCCCTTTTTGTAGAGAAGATCAGTGGATCGGGGTCGGGATACTGGGCACATTTCCTTATGGGTGCAACGACAACTTAGACGTAATGCAGGGAATCTGACCAGTCCACGTGAGTGTTGTGGAACTTTTTGTCGCGTGGTAGCTCAGGGGAAAAAAAGTTTGCTgggtaaccgggaggtcgtgagttcgagccccactcGTGCCTTGGTCGCGTCAAACCTtagacgttaacataggtagtgattgctcccccgccaaacactcagcatttagaagtgagaatcactggtctttcggatatgaccttgaaaacggagATACCGCGTCGCAGTAGACGTTGGTACGTTAACGAACCCTAACTGCTATGGTCTTGACGTcttaaaatgaatgaaaaattctcgacgagacgtaaaacaaataattaatcaatcaaaatacACAAAACGTCAACGTAATCATGGAAATCCGAGTTCAAACGGGTCAAGTTCCGCAGCAAAAGTAGTAATAGTGTCCATTCGTCTTGCCCCTTTTAAACTTGAGTCATTCAGTGCTGAACACTcacaatgaatttaaaatatgGTTGACCCGTTTGAACTCGGAGGCTACCTGGTGAAAACGACGATCAAcaatcattaaattattgtgaGGGTGACCACAAGTAGCTATATTTAAAAGATAACCCTAACATGTACTGCAATGGATGACAGATGCGTAAAATCCA contains:
- the LOC125647914 gene encoding uncharacterized protein LOC125647914 isoform X1, with the translated sequence MGSRRHFREQTTGVDHLMLKREHTTGGGQLKPWMGLRREQTSDGGQLKPWMGLRREQTTDGGHLMPGMGIQREATLLDKKEALFLSLGPKSHTIIGMKITIKAADEGRKRANALPPLPMEREPTFHRPPRGFVSLQNPEEAGESHWQRKFKKVSFEIDRKVVTHLRRKLNKRLDDKFHSLEVDSDEEKQTEQTDKKTDRKISEKEDKNIFTKYSDLGEKILYSKSRRKSKGSHTNENERKKHGESHDGAKSNGKLPSKSLLPEINNQEQLAMDNEVRDEKTNGHVTESEESDEEITELAKLNGKNEESSVLESFRDLVVSPVQTPVVFRPITRHRARENSDTVADILKGGVHPPCIAESKSVTLYVSSGFTDTVAERTCLIEKVYPELHTYCRHFGFELQIYDLRWGLKDQSTDDHGLPTMCLKYLEKCQETACGGIVLVVLGDKYGPYILPSTIPVVEFQAIYEQSLHQRKQKVELMRKRVAEIEKATEERESKKQQGLTEGEIMEDVGRDHLKLQGLDLQLEPPAGKEALNVFRNHADMIKREQQIIKALKEKEESMPSPHLLRQWYKLDDNCRPPVYRLQNISSVIKEYSRGDARTRESGRLMWNETVPKLRKLLNEFADVAIRDQQSRKNYFSSLLEQELDQCLVNNDEVTEDIVVINRNITDLHSNLGDSAITDYADLHPTQEKTLSEAETSYMNKLKTEIITEKVDNNHILNHDVDWDKGGIQPVTNRSHHVYLDRMSKQVLEVLKREFSRHISENMEQKDATSKLYQEISQHVSLCQERGQHFQGRRELLQTVKSYIRSKCRLPLILHGKAGCGKTALVCKVALEIQKWCKGLKPHVIIRAIGRTTASRNVRTLLRSICLQLCHVFGGKAEEVPMEFKGLVNDFPQRISQASEMDPLIVILDSVDQLTEEHEGNKMAWLPKDLPENVKLIITTNPDEQFESFPGLMKAFGSNKDITVAIPSMPQEDAESILEYWLQQDHRVLIRSQFDVIINAFNKCAFPLYLKLAFMESKLWSSFTDIEHCKLSENIIKLAALKFGKLETKHGEPLVRRALGYITASREGITSNEMEDILSIDEAVMDDVIVNLRPAKRRFPNVLWIRLLEDLSDLLTPTLTHGVITYVWAHSQFNQAADERYLQNRDKAPSYHKTMAEYFQGIWASKPKPYMGNEKGVLRCVSEQRLYYEPCENNEDGSDRIYNIRKVNELPYHLLNSQQTSLYKSEALCNFEWINAKLCGTSLRSLVEEYQTGLAVEPTDSELKMMSDVIQLSAKALSKDPRQLAAQIVGRLTTIIANDIPRAPGDPPRYPFIHMLLKQAHEPSLPALIPSIRCLTEPGGILFDLLSGHTDPITAVEVSTDGGKAFTASRDNTMKMWDLRTGKVMKTINDVGTNITRIRVGYNVAFVVTVEGNVMQVWNVRYSERVLRVDKYPDPPVIGMAGEGKYLCALFDGNNKLRTWNLNKAGHPMISEAQTENHRVYNDNSALISPFSFDERILHASRGANCALVNNVRNGKQVLSLKCNDYSSAVTSLGTSRDYFIVACRQHYMHLHEIYQLELFDLKKGRYLRSVRGCIHDKIKDLFINYIGSHAIAICASEETNTSDISVWNIETEDHKHLARHAGASVLGACADFKYCLTAGKNDKTLNIWNLTSKINQSMPRLKKQSGVFQILAMTQNPRYVVSRQFNNGPVSVWNVARAKQLKTAVRIERSLSDSSDVVVVRDTKVVILTEKGIANAKDNARPVFQTVLIYDLLQKKFVKKIKKCFITPCPSHEYVMLKDEMLLGLSENRSHFVIWNLKTGQVEHRIRPLLKDLEKKIAETDVMTLAKERCHTAKLTPWERRVESQSAKQRRRDAAVDIERQRVEELKKEISSSGIDRYLLSGDQKIAVASFFAHFMCVFDIENHAHLATLESDTSMLSLLVASLTYTGNYLVQANYDEEQRTSYVTLWDCFEGVVKKRLRNESDVMALGLSEDASKIIIGKDNKEIHIWEPNKSPSLRKIQGVQGLEFNDLSKIFIVDNDTRAVVFAGDISVWDIERGVVLAVFSPDTKITCCHVANSGRVITFGLHDIPEIVILKLMSSDLPSIEDEGQDMFGEKPAESSDEDDEEEEEEA
- the LOC125647914 gene encoding uncharacterized protein LOC125647914 isoform X4, producing the protein MSDFPDFVTARSKVWVTTYVPVGWTGERKAADEGRKRANALPPLPMEREPTFHRPPRGFVSLQNPEEAGESHWQRKFKKVSFEIDRKVVTHLRRKLNKRLDDKFHSLEVDSDEEKQTEQTDKKTDRKISEKEDKNIFTKYSDLGEKILYSKSRRKSKGSHTNENERKKHGESHDGAKSNGKLPSKSLLPEINNQEQLAMDNEVRDEKTNGHVTESEESDEEITELAKLNGKNEESSVLESFRDLVVSPVQTPVVFRPITRHRARENSDTVADILKGGVHPPCIAESKSVTLYVSSGFTDTVAERTCLIEKVYPELHTYCRHFGFELQIYDLRWGLKDQSTDDHGLPTMCLKYLEKCQETACGGIVLVVLGDKYGPYILPSTIPVVEFQAIYEQSLHQRKQKVELMRKRVAEIEKATEERESKKQQGLTEGEIMEDVGRDHLKLQGLDLQLEPPAGKEALNVFRNHADMIKREQQIIKALKEKEESMPSPHLLRQWYKLDDNCRPPVYRLQNISSVIKEYSRGDARTRESGRLMWNETVPKLRKLLNEFADVAIRDQQSRKNYFSSLLEQELDQCLVNNDEVTEDIVVINRNITDLHSNLGDSAITDYADLHPTQEKTLSEAETSYMNKLKTEIITEKVDNNHILNHDVDWDKGGIQPVTNRSHHVYLDRMSKQVLEVLKREFSRHISENMEQKDATSKLYQEISQHVSLCQERGQHFQGRRELLQTVKSYIRSKCRLPLILHGKAGCGKTALVCKVALEIQKWCKGLKPHVIIRAIGRTTASRNVRTLLRSICLQLCHVFGGKAEEVPMEFKGLVNDFPQRISQASEMDPLIVILDSVDQLTEEHEGNKMAWLPKDLPENVKLIITTNPDEQFESFPGLMKAFGSNKDITVAIPSMPQEDAESILEYWLQQDHRVLIRSQFDVIINAFNKCAFPLYLKLAFMESKLWSSFTDIEHCKLSENIIKLAALKFGKLETKHGEPLVRRALGYITASREGITSNEMEDILSIDEAVMDDVIVNLRPAKRRFPNVLWIRLLEDLSDLLTPTLTHGVITYVWAHSQFNQAADERYLQNRDKAPSYHKTMAEYFQGIWASKPKPYMGNEKGVLRCVSEQRLYYEPCENNEDGSDRIYNIRKVNELPYHLLNSQQTSLYKSEALCNFEWINAKLCGTSLRSLVEEYQTGLAVEPTDSELKMMSDVIQLSAKALSKDPRQLAAQIVGRLTTIIANDIPRAPGDPPRYPFIHMLLKQAHEPSLPALIPSIRCLTEPGGILFDLLSGHTDPITAVEVSTDGGKAFTASRDNTMKMWDLRTGKVMKTINDVGTNITRIRVGYNVAFVVTVEGNVMQVWNVRYSERVLRVDKYPDPPVIGMAGEGKYLCALFDGNNKLRTWNLNKAGHPMISEAQTENHRVYNDNSALISPFSFDERILHASRGANCALVNNVRNGKQVLSLKCNDYSSAVTSLGTSRDYFIVACRQHYMHLHEIYQLELFDLKKGRYLRSVRGCIHDKIKDLFINYIGSHAIAICASEETNTSDISVWNIETEDHKHLARHAGASVLGACADFKYCLTAGKNDKTLNIWNLTSKINQSMPRLKKQSGVFQILAMTQNPRYVVSRQFNNGPVSVWNVARAKQLKTAVRIERSLSDSSDVVVVRDTKVVILTEKGIANAKDNARPVFQTVLIYDLLQKKFVKKIKKCFITPCPSHEYVMLKDEMLLGLSENRSHFVIWNLKTGQVEHRIRPLLKDLEKKIAETDVMTLAKERCHTAKLTPWERRVESQSAKQRRRDAAVDIERQRVEELKKEISSSGIDRYLLSGDQKIAVASFFAHFMCVFDIENHAHLATLESDTSMLSLLVASLTYTGNYLVQANYDEEQRTSYVTLWDCFEGVVKKRLRNESDVMALGLSEDASKIIIGKDNKEIHIWEPNKSPSLRKIQGVQGLEFNDLSKIFIVDNDTRAVVFAGDISVWDIERGVVLAVFSPDTKITCCHVANSGRVITFGLHDIPEIVILKLMSSDLPSIEDEGQDMFGEKPAESSDEDDEEEEEEA